In Vanrija pseudolonga chromosome 4, complete sequence, a single window of DNA contains:
- the MPH3_3 gene encoding Alpha-glucosides permease MPH3: protein MSTVAKPYLDEKTAEETRVEDLLREAEKGTEIEHNMTLWEGLRKYPKACFWSMMISVAVIMEGYDVVLLGNFYAYPAFKRQFGEPTTDKNGNPDWQVPARWQAGLGNASGVCSIIGVLLNGILAERFGYRRTMFWTLIWMTGVIFLMFFCKSLGMLLAAQFLAGFAWGIFQTLTTTYAAEVAPLPLRGILTTWVNACWGIGQLIAVGLLRGMVNRTDEWAWRIPYAIQWFWPIPLIITAIFAPESPWWLVRKGKVEEARKSLRRLYSGNDEEEIQSTLAMMEHTIAMERATTAGATYLELFKGVNLRRTEIVCGAWAVQQLCGSSFMGYCTYFLQQAGFSVENSFSMTMGQYAINTGGTFIAWGLMGMGIGRRAIYLYGCIWMACVLLIIGGVSLIGSKGSSWAVGVMLLVWSVAYQFTVGTVCYALVAELPSRRLAIKSINIGRGFYNVIGIVNGSYMAYMLNPTAWNWGGKTAFYWAGMCSLCCVWIYFRLPEPKGLTYQEINARFEAKVPARKFQSVDMNIFERTDENIAAAHLAVEDDHKGKTEHVEKA from the exons ATGTCGACGGTCGCCAAGCCGTAcctcgacgagaagacggccgaggagactcgtgtcgaggacctcctccgcgaggccgagaagggtACCGAGATCGAGCACAACATGACCCTCTGGGAGGGTCTTCGCAAGTACCCCAAGGCTTGCTTCTGGTCCATGATGATCTCGGTTGCTGTCATCATGGAGGGCTACGACGTTGTCCTCCTCGGAAACTTTT ACGCCTACCCTGCTTTCAAGAGGCAGTTCGGCGAGCCCACGACCGACAAGAACGGTAACCCCGACTGGCAGGTCCCTGCCCGCTGGCAGGCGGGTCTCGGCAACGCCTCGGGTGTCTGCTCTATCATTGGTGTCCTT CTCAACGGTATCCTCGCTGAGCGCTTCGGCTACCGCAGGACCATGTTCTGGACTCTTATCTGGATGACCGGTGTCATTTTCCTCATGTTCTTCTGCAAGTCGCTTGGCAtgctcctcgccgctcaGTTCCTCGCCGGCTTCGCTTGGGGCATCTTCCAGACTCTCACCACCAcctacgccgccgaggtcgctcCCCTGCCTCTCCGCGGTATCCTTACGACCTGGGTTAACGCGTGCTGGGGTATTGGACAGCTCATTGCTGTCGGTCTCCTCCGTGGAATGGTCAACCGCACCGACGAgtgggcgtggcgc ATCCCCTACGCCATCCAGTGGTTCTGGCCTATTCCCCTCATCATCACTGCGATCTTCGCCCCCGAGTCTCCCTGGTGGCTCGTtcgcaagggcaaggtcgaggaggcccgCAAgtcgctccgccgcctgtATTCCGGtaacgacgaggaggagattcAGTCGACTCTTGCCATGATGGAGCACACCATTGCCATGGAGCGTGCCACGACCGCCGGTGCCACCTACCTCGAACTCTTCAAGGGTGTCAACCTCCGCCGTACCGAGATCGTTTGCGGTGCCTGGGCCGTTCAGCAGCTTTGTGGCTCTTCGTTCATGGGCTACTGCACCTACTTCCTTCAGCAGGCCGGCTTCTCGGTTGAGAACTCCTTTTCCATGACCATGGGCCAGTACGCTATCAACACCGGCGGTACCTTCATCGCCTGGGGCCTCATGGGCATGGGCattggccgccgcgccatcTACCTCTACGGCTGCATCTGGATGGCGTGTGTCCTCCTCATCATTGGCGGTGTCTCTCTTATCGGCAGCAAGGGATCGTCTTGGGCTGTCGGTGTCATGCTCCTCGTCTGGTCGGTTGCCTACCAGTTCACTGTCGGCACTGTCTGCTACGCCCTCGTTGCCGAGCTCCCCTCGCGCCGTCTCGCCATCAAGTCGATCAACATTGGCCGTGGTTTCTACAACGTTATCGGTATTGTCAACGGCTCGTACATGGCCTACATGCTCAACCCCACTGCCTGGAACTGGGGCGGCAAGACTGCCTTCTACTGGGCCGGCATGTGCTCGCTTTGCTGCGTCTGGATCTACTTCCGCCTCCCCGAGCCTAAGGGTCTCACCTACCAGGAGATCAACGCTCGTTTCGAGGCCAAGGTCCCCGCCCGCAAGTTCCAGTCGGTCGACATGAACATTTTCGAGCGCACCGACGAGAAcattgccgccgcccaccttgctgtcgaggacgaccaCAAGGGCAAGACCGAGCACGTTGAGAAGGCTTAA